In Uranotaenia lowii strain MFRU-FL chromosome 2, ASM2978415v1, whole genome shotgun sequence, one genomic interval encodes:
- the LOC129744470 gene encoding uncharacterized protein LOC129744470, whose amino-acid sequence MLINKNLEILENNSNTIIDNQAKQIKINSLFQTTLNKVTKTLKLIKDQIFSNDTHFRKDLEVINLIFNLEILIKTLEELEEQIAFSKSNFLNKNILSSQEKEYIYKFLVNQQIDIKFEEEIYKFVKAIASLQNNHVIIIVKIPKVEQKEYTLIQLEPVNINGSQINTDIRYLTIHQQTFFEQKEKCYICDNTYPVKDECISRILTNQQAKCPMSKQPDQPIIKEINAGTILVNSHKAISILDSCGDSRIISTPIIIETDTKPNRLSINLHTKKEGLPYNLSA is encoded by the exons ATGctcatcaataaaaatttagaaattttagaaaataacaGCAACACAATAATTGATAATCAAGCaaagcaaattaaaatcaatagtTTATTTCAAACAACTCTGAATAAAGTCACAAAAACCCTCAAATTAATCAAAGATCAAATCTTCTCTAACGACACACATTTTCGAAAAGATCTAGAAGTTATAAATCTTATATTCAACTTAGAGATATTAATCAAAACACTAGAAGAACTAGAGGAACAAATTGCCTTTTCTAAATCcaactttttaaacaaaaatattcttaGTTCTCAGGagaaagaatatatttataaatttttggttaaTCAACAAATAGACATCAAATTcgaagaagaaatttataaatttgtaaaagCAATAGCTTCTCTGCAAAACAACCATGttataataattgttaaaatcccAAAAGTAGAGCAGAAGGAATATACGCTGATACAACTGGAACCGGTCAACATTAACGGCAGCCAAATCAACACGGACATCCGATACCTAACCATACACCAACAAACGTTTTTCGAGCAAAAGGAAAAATGTTATATTTGCGACAACACATATCCTGTGAAAGATGAATGCATTTCAAGAATACTGACGAATCAACAAGCAAAATGCCCCATGTCCAAACAGCCGGATCAACCGATCATTAAAGAAATAAATGCAGGAACGATATTGGTCAACAGTCACAAAGCAATCAGCATACTGGACTCATGTGGAGATTCTCGGATCATCTCAACACCTATCATTATCGAGACAG ATACAAAGCCAAATCGACTGAGCATCAACCTGCACACGAAGAAGGAAGGATTACCTTACAATCTTTCAGCTTGA